In Candidatus Hydrogenedentota bacterium, one DNA window encodes the following:
- the bamD gene encoding outer membrane protein assembly factor BamD, with translation MRKQFGRLVIVAAALAMMPWAAYAQWTWTPQTGRFVNIKRLPKETAELQIEFARGFLVKGDHSRAWRETNKFFEFYRKDPLADQNQFLRGEIRMAEEKWVEAAKEFQLVISKYPGTSLYDKVIAKQYEIGDKLYALGQAKIKKNFLHFFKKRPFKKAIEVYSMVINNQPFTDAAAEAQYKIGLCRHTRKDYTEAAFEYKRVIEDYSTSEWVDEACYGLAECYYESAHGPQYDQGPSKLAVEAMDDFKRRYPDDERNAKLDEKRAAMRERIATQYLETAKYYEKRREFDAARIYYELLTRDFTDTPLAEKARGWMEKHPAPEPSPAERVLHSGQTSAS, from the coding sequence ATGCGAAAGCAGTTCGGCCGGTTGGTGATCGTGGCGGCGGCGCTGGCAATGATGCCGTGGGCGGCCTATGCCCAGTGGACATGGACGCCGCAAACAGGGCGGTTTGTGAATATAAAAAGGCTTCCCAAGGAAACCGCCGAACTCCAGATCGAATTCGCGCGCGGTTTCCTTGTCAAGGGAGACCATAGCCGGGCGTGGCGGGAAACCAACAAATTTTTTGAGTTCTACCGCAAGGATCCCCTTGCGGATCAGAACCAGTTTCTGCGCGGCGAAATCCGCATGGCGGAAGAAAAATGGGTCGAAGCCGCCAAGGAGTTCCAACTCGTCATCTCGAAATATCCCGGTACCAGCCTGTATGACAAGGTAATTGCCAAGCAGTATGAAATCGGCGACAAACTGTACGCCCTTGGCCAGGCCAAAATAAAAAAGAATTTCCTCCACTTCTTCAAAAAGCGGCCCTTCAAAAAAGCCATCGAGGTCTACTCGATGGTCATCAACAACCAGCCGTTTACGGACGCCGCCGCGGAAGCGCAATACAAGATCGGCCTGTGCCGCCATACCCGCAAGGACTACACGGAAGCCGCATTCGAATACAAGCGCGTGATCGAAGACTACTCGACCTCCGAATGGGTGGACGAGGCCTGTTACGGTTTGGCGGAATGTTATTACGAGTCCGCCCACGGACCGCAATACGATCAAGGCCCCAGCAAACTGGCCGTCGAGGCCATGGATGATTTCAAGAGGCGATATCCGGACGACGAACGCAATGCCAAACTGGACGAAAAGCGGGCCGCCATGCGTGAACGAATCGCCACACAGTATTTGGAAACGGCCAAGTATTACGAAAAGCGCAGGGAATTTGATGCCGCCCGGATTTATTATGAACTCCTGACACGCGATTTTACCGATACGCCGCTTGCCGAAAAGGCGCGGGGCTGGATGGAAAAACACCCCGCCCCCGAACCGTCGCCGGCCGAACGCGTATTGCATTCAGGACAAACCTCCGCGTCATGA
- a CDS encoding LptE family protein, with translation MKRFLLSGALMLTAAVIAAGCGYSARSSLDAKYRTIYIPAFQNTSNEYDLQAALTTAVIRKFTADGRLRVTGPGEADLILEGTIRSYALRGLTYDRNDEVTQFLCAITAQVRLKEQDTGKVVWEDSDMAGETTLYTRAPGLGADRLRGNVQHFLPTVRSFATDAENRAATEAIEQLASDIFYRTVEPF, from the coding sequence ATGAAACGATTTCTTCTATCGGGCGCCTTAATGCTGACGGCGGCCGTTATCGCGGCAGGATGCGGCTACTCGGCCCGAAGTTCGCTGGACGCAAAATACCGGACGATTTACATTCCGGCCTTTCAGAACACGAGCAACGAATACGATTTACAGGCCGCGCTCACAACGGCGGTCATTCGCAAGTTTACGGCGGACGGACGCCTGCGCGTAACCGGCCCCGGCGAGGCGGATCTCATTCTCGAAGGAACAATTCGCTCGTATGCGCTGCGCGGGCTTACCTATGATCGCAACGACGAAGTCACCCAGTTCCTATGCGCGATAACGGCGCAGGTGCGTCTCAAGGAACAGGACACCGGCAAGGTTGTTTGGGAAGATTCGGACATGGCCGGCGAGACCACCCTTTACACGCGCGCACCCGGACTGGGCGCGGATCGTCTGCGGGGCAATGTGCAACATTTTCTGCCCACCGTGCGTTCCTTTGCAACCGACGCCGAAAACCGCGCCGCCACCGAAGCAATCGAACAACTGGCATCCGATATTTTCTACCGCACGGTGGAGCCGTTTTAG